The genomic window CAACTAAAATTCCATCTGATTGTATATGATCTGCAACCACTTTTTTGTAATTATCAATGTCTTCTTGTTCTGTTAGAAAATGAAAAGCAGCTCTATCATGCCAAAAGGCAAACGTTTTATCTGATTTAAATAGTGAGGCATCACTTACAACAAAGTTTACTTTTGCAGCCTTTTCTCCTAAACGCTTTTTTACTCGATCTAATGACTTAGAAGAAATGTCCAATACGGTAACATCTGTATAATCTTCCTCTAATAAATGATCTACCAAGAAACTATCTCCACCCCCTACATCGATTATCGCATCGTTTTTTGATAATACAGCTCTTTCTATAAAATCTAAGGAGGTCTTAGGTACTTTTTGATACCAGCTTACTTCAGTTAATTGCTTTTTAGAATAAATATCTTGCCAATGGGCCTCTTTATTAAAATCTGTCATTTGAATGTCGGTTAATACTCGAGCAATATACTACTTTATCAAAAATGACGAAGTAACATTAATTACAAAACACTGAAAATGAATATTCACTCATATTGTTATTTTTGATTATCAATAAGTTAAGAAACAAAACATTGGATTATTCTGTGAAAACAACCTATTTTTCAGTGAAAAAAGCGTTTATTTGCATTATGTGTGCAAATATTAATGCACTACATACTTATCAACATATATAAGCATAAGAATTCATTTACATGGAACCTAAACGTGTCTTTGATTTTATTGACCAACAAAAAGAAAACTACGGTGGACTCAATGTTTGTTTTGCCAATAAAGAAAATGGTAATTGGATAACATATTCTACTGAAAAAATATCAGAACTTCTCGATCAATTAGGTAGTGGCTTATTACGTTATGGTCTAAAGAAAGGAGATAAAATTGCTATTGTTTCAGATAATAGACCAGAATGGAATTTTATTGATTTGGCTTGTGCACAAATAGGAGTTACAGTAGTTCCTATTTACCCTACAATCACTCCTGATGATTATATTTTCATCTTTAATCATGCGGAGATCAAAGTAGCTTTTATTGAAACAAAAGCACTTTCAAACAAAATCAATAAGATAAAAGATCAGCTTCCT from Flammeovirga agarivorans includes these protein-coding regions:
- a CDS encoding class I SAM-dependent methyltransferase, which translates into the protein MTDFNKEAHWQDIYSKKQLTEVSWYQKVPKTSLDFIERAVLSKNDAIIDVGGGDSFLVDHLLEEDYTDVTVLDISSKSLDRVKKRLGEKAAKVNFVVSDASLFKSDKTFAFWHDRAAFHFLTEQEDIDNYKKVVADHIQSDGILVVGTFSDKGPTKCSGIPIKQYTPQQLAEVFQDHFELVNTLIEDHVTPFETVQNFSFVCMRKK